The following coding sequences are from one Humulus lupulus chromosome X, drHumLupu1.1, whole genome shotgun sequence window:
- the LOC133806942 gene encoding protein FAR1-RELATED SEQUENCE 4-like gives MRDEHGVGVTYNKAWREKTLAADDVRGSNEESYALLPSYLYMLQLANTRTITRVCKDEENRFKYMFIAFGASLDGWKQSCVKDGNNQIFPLAFGIGDSENDNAWIWFFTRLKEAIGDRENLCIVSDRHKSIKNAVEQVYPGVYHGVCLYHLKQNLRTKFRGLHVHAIFETASRVYSAQEYYSAMAELQKNIPKMTTYLLEAKPEKWARPFFPTKRYNILTSNIAESINAAIVHAREFPITSLIEAIREMLQRWFSSRKEAAINQFVEVTKWENDEMEIKLDVAFRMKVDAIDAMKSSVAYGDRVFIVDLEQHMCTCNEFQLKGILCAHAIATIESKYLDKYKFCSNWYKNSVLKQTYVGSINPLPDKVDWSVPDEIKGDSMKAPKFKSKDYKDAMLYIFVALWTCG, from the exons ATGAGAGATGAACATGGGGTAGGTGTAACGTACAATAAAGCATGGAGAGAAAAAACACTTGCAGCTGATGATGTTAGAGGGTCAAATGAGGAAAGTTATGCATTGTTGCCTTCATATTTGTATATGTTACAGTTGGCCAACACAAGAACTATCACAAGAGTATGTAAAGATGAAGAAAACAG GTTTAAATACATGTTTATTGCTTTTGGTGCTTCATTGGATGGATGGAAGCAAT CTTGTGTTAAAGATGGAAACAATCAAATTTTTCCGCTCGCCTTTGGAATTGGGGATTCAGAAAATGACAATGCATGGATATGGTTCTTTACAAGACTAAAAGAAGCAATAGGAGATCGAGAAAACTTGTGCATAGTATCTGACAGGCATAAAAGCATCAAAAATGCAGTTGAACAAGTGTATCCTGGTGTATATCATGGAGTTTGTCTTTATCATTTGAAGCAAAATCTAAGGACTAAGTTTAGGGGATTACATGTGCATGCCATATTTGAAACTGCTTCAAGAGTGTACTCAGCTCAAGAATATTATTCTGCCATGGCTGAATTACAAAAAAATATCCCTAAAATGACCACTTATCTTTTGGAAGCAAAACCAGAAAAATGGGCTCGGCCATTCTTTCCAACGAAAAGGTATAACATTCTTACAAGTAACATTGCCGAATCTATAAATGCAGCAATTGTGCATGCGAGAGAATTTCCTATAACGTCGTTAATAGAAGCTATAAGAGAGATGCTTCAAAGATGGTTTTCATCAAGAAAAGAAGCAGCAATCAACCAATTTGTTGAGGTGACAAAATGGGAAAATGATGAAATGGAGATCAAACTTGATGTGGCATTTCGAATGAAG GTAGATGCAATTGATGCAATGAAATCTAGTGTCGCATATGGTGATCGAGTGTTTATTGTCGACTTGGAACAACATATGTGCACATGTAATGAATTTCAACTAAAGGGAATTCTATGTGCACATGCTATTGCAACAATTGAAAGCAAGTACTTGGACAAGTACAAATTTTGCTCAAATTGGTATAAAAATTCTGTTTTGAAACAGACATATGTAGGATCAATTAATCCTCTTCCAGATAAAGTTGATTGGAGTGTCCCAGATGAAATTAAAGGAGATAGCATGAAAGCTCcaaaattcaaa TCTAAAGACTATAAAGATGCAATGTTATACATATTTGTTGCGTTGTGGACTTGTGGATAA
- the LOC133806943 gene encoding WPP domain-interacting tail-anchored protein 1-like, giving the protein MQKMFIVKMKIIMIQSAEQQRHILRMLEKSLASEMDLEKKMTALRQVEEVLNQRLVSSEQEVYCMGDETKDVRERLFVADNMAVTNELKSNLRDAEDKIILANSKAFTLGEKVRLLDKELKESVFLLLNAKYSVDGSQEELNALCSIINETLQLSLKSSATRLKSKLEGSKEELKAKENSFSKLERSNAKFNDLLVRLLDKELKESEFLLLIAKYSVDGSQEEINALCCIINEMENVIADSEVRICKAKSKAENAETKCPIWRLMKSWAFLRVVLMPLTRLISLRGS; this is encoded by the exons ATGCAAAAGATGTTTATCGTGAAGATGAAGATAATAAt GATTCAATCTGCTGAACAACAAAGACATATTTTGAGGATGCTGGAAAAATCTTTGGCAAGTGAAATGGATCTCGAAAAGAAAATGACAGCATTAAGACAAGTTGAAGAAGTGCTAAATCAAAGGTTGGTCTCATCAGAACAAGAAGTATACTGCATGGGAGATGAAACAAAAGATGTTCGGGAAAGATTGTTTGTGGCGGATAATATGGCTGTG ACAAACGAACTAAAATCCAATTTGAGAGATGCTGAAGATAAAATAATTCTTGCCAATTCAAAAGCCTTTACTTTGGGTGAAAAGGTCAGATTGCTTGATAAAGAGCTGAAAGAATCTGTGTTTCTGTTGCTGAATGCAAAGTATTCTGTAGATGGGAGTCAGGAAGAGCTTAATGCTCTATGTTCCATAATCAATGAA ACACTCCAGCTAAGTTTGAAAAGTTCAGCTACTCGGCTAAAATCAAAGCTTGAAGGTTCGAAGGAAGAATTGAAGGCTAAAGAAAATTCTTTTAGCAAGCTGGAAAGGAGCAATGCAAAATTTAATGACTTGCTT GTCAGATTGCTTGATAAAGAGCTGAAAGAATCTGAGTTTCTGCTGCTGATTGCAAAGTATTCTGTAGATGGTAGTCAGGAAGAGATTAATGCTCTATGTTGCATAATCAATGAAATGGAAAATGTAATTGCAGATTCTGAAGTGAGGATATGTAAAGCAAAAAGTAAGGCTGAAAATGCTGAAACCAAGTGTCCAATATGGAGATTAATGAAGAGCTGGGCCTTCTTAAGAGTGGTCCTCATGCCTCTGACAAGGTTGATTTCCTTGAGAGGCAGTTAA